The DNA window GCGTATATTTCGGTTGGGCCATTCTGTCTGGGTCAGGCACTGCTCGCATATAATCGAGACAAATAAGTTCTGGGCTGCTTCTGGTCCAAGAGTTTGGGTCGACAAGAGACAGCGAGACAATGGCCTGTAGGAAAAAGTTAGCAATAAGGACCCACAAAATCCTTTTCGTTTCTCTCGTTTTTGTCGGCGAAGAATCCTACGTCGTTACGGGTCGTCTTCAAGCACAAACGTCTCGACTTGAGAATCTTGATAGTACTAGTCCAAGTCCAACTCGGATGTCTTTTCCcagtcttttttttatccttctcttTCTGGTTTCTTCTTCcctaaatattttcctttttttaatgatgttttcgGTGTCAACGAATAGTATGAATTCGTAGCTAGTTGATCAGCGGCACTCTTCTTTCTTTGATCTCTCTGTGTTTTGATCACTAGGTATGTGTCTGTATTCTCTTAATTAATCCACAAACACATCATGTTTCACTAGTCCTGGTGATCAATCTGTTTCCGATGATCATAATAATAACTGTATGTCATCATCATCCTCCATAAACATCTTCATGAACAATATTTAACGatccccccccctctctctatgTAGTTGTTGCTGTTGATATCTAGCCAGTACTGCATTACCTTTAATTGTATTTAGAACAAAAgcttctccccccccccccatctcCATATGATTAATAATTATCAGATCACTACCCTTCAACTATGTAGCCACAACTGAAGTAAGCGATTTCTGCTATTTccattattattgtttgatacCTTTGCTATGATGTGGAAGGTTATAATATTCTTTATGTCGAACTTTGGTTTTGGTTCAAGTCATTCTTAATTTCTTATAGCATATAATTACCATACATTCGAGGGTTACTCTTTTGATTCGATTAACAGATTGGCAAAGTAGCTAAGTATTCTTTTCTTTCCGAACTGATCAAATTCTACATTACATATATTAATTCGGAGCCTAAATTTAAAGAGAGCAATTGCATTATTTAACTGCAGAGGAAATTCGGAGCTGGATAATGGTTTCTCTTTGCTGTTGCTTTCATAATGATGACCCAGGGCAGAATGTCAACAGTTCCCACAGGGGCTTCATGTACACATTATTCAACAAGGTATATCTTCTAGTTAATCAAACTGTACAGCTTGGCTTGCTATATTCTCATATGATTAGTAATCATGctaatttttaagaaatcaaGCCAGAATTATCGCTCCAATTTCACACACCAAACTGTCCTATTCATGAGCTGATTCGCAGctattttcaaatgaatttgGTGTTACTACTAATTGAAAACGTGCACTTTCCTTCTATATCATTTCCCATGATGCATCTTACACCGTCCTTTTTCTCACAGTACGCAGCAGTATTCAGCAACGAGGAAACTCCTGCCCTCCCTGCACACAACAGAGGGCCACCAACCCCTTCAGTGGAATCCAATGCAGCGGTATTTAATATTACACTATCCGAAACTAGCATGATTCCTCCAGGAATCTTGCCATTCGAAGCCAATCCCGGACCCTCCAATACCGCAGGCCAAACACACCAAGATACAGAACGAGCAGTGCAAGGTAGAGACTGTATTGCCCTAGAATTTGTGCCCGAAGAAggtaaatcaaatgaaaaaaattcgaAGGCCCCAATTAGCgtctcaaaagaaaaggaagaacctGGATATCGTTACATTCATGCATCCATAGACGAGGAGGATGTTTGTCCCACGTGCCTCGAAGGTGATCAATCGTTCACGTTTTCATCAAACTTTCTTATCATTTGGGTGGAGTCTGTTGATTTTCTCATTTGAAATGTCTATTGGCAGAGTACAGTGTTGAGAATCCAAGGATAGTGACGCAATGTAACCACCATTACCACCTTAGTTGTATATACGAGTGGATGGAGAGAAGCCAAACCTGTCCTGTTTGTGGCAAGGTAACGTGGACCCTTTTTACCCTGTTTTTGGCTGGTTTCGATCTATGAAATTCTTTcattaatcattaaaaagataaaataacgcGTGCCGCCTTCATTTCAAGCCCCATTGTTATATTACACAACGGTAGGAGAATTACGAGGTATATCTGAAACTTATGCGATACATATGCTTACGGTATATCTTACAGGTGATGATATTTGAAGAAACAAGTTGAATTCGCAGTAAAGCTTCCAGATATTGAAGATGAGCATTGGATATAAGAAGGTTTTCCTTGGCAGGCCACTCTAGACgttcatttcattattttattttgttaaatgagcatTCCAGATACATATGCTTACGTAAAGAGGCGAGTTAGTGactcatttttttatgaattttatttcccTGTAAAGTTTTTTATGGATTTGATTCTTGCACTGTTGGTTCCAttgaagttttgaattttattgccGTATAAAGTCTTGGATTACTATTTTATTACAGTAATTGTATACACCAATTAATTAGATGGTTGATTATTGTTCTACAAAGACAAACTTGGCTGAAGAAAACGCCTCACCACCGATTTCCATCTTccatccttgttttttttctcttttttccctcCTTTGTTACTCTCAAtctgattcatttcttttttccccttcttatCTCTTGTGATTGCTTGTTACTCTTAAATCGAAAAATAACCGTCCATTCTATCCACTTAAATTGATTTCCATGTACTGATTGATGATCACTTatgtaatttcattttaatatattaat is part of the Populus alba chromosome 10, ASM523922v2, whole genome shotgun sequence genome and encodes:
- the LOC118046905 gene encoding E3 ubiquitin-protein ligase At3g02290, which gives rise to MVSLCCCFHNDDPGQNVNSSHRGFMYTLFNKYAAVFSNEETPALPAHNRGPPTPSVESNAAVFNITLSETSMIPPGILPFEANPGPSNTAGQTHQDTERAVQGRDCIALEFVPEEGKSNEKNSKAPISVSKEKEEPGYRYIHASIDEEDVCPTCLEEYSVENPRIVTQCNHHYHLSCIYEWMERSQTCPVCGKVMIFEETS